Proteins encoded together in one Rhizobacter sp. J219 window:
- a CDS encoding glycosyltransferase — MPFVSVVIPAKNAEATLPETLESLCAQSFRDFEVVLVNDGSTDGTAAVAAAFAERLSLRVVTHEASKGVAESINDGLRAGDSEFVARLDADDLAAPQRLERQLSFLRSRPGVDVCGSHMQIFSVEDGQRVDRHVLAHPTESAEIRTALLQRCAISHPSVLCRRSTFERFGFYDPRFDFAEDYELWCRASLLGAQFANLPEVLTHYRKHAGQVSSQKAQLQYERDIAIKARYMAAMLQGENPGLLPQFIALQTQFRSRDIALTVLQQCGPAMTRLARAVPHSDEYARIVTGSLMRHLR; from the coding sequence ATGCCTTTCGTCTCTGTCGTCATCCCCGCCAAGAACGCCGAAGCCACGTTGCCCGAGACGCTGGAAAGCCTGTGCGCGCAAAGCTTCCGCGACTTCGAGGTCGTGCTCGTCAACGACGGCTCGACCGACGGCACCGCCGCCGTCGCCGCGGCCTTCGCCGAGCGCCTGTCGCTGCGGGTCGTGACGCACGAGGCGTCCAAGGGTGTGGCCGAATCCATCAACGACGGCCTGCGTGCCGGCGATTCCGAGTTCGTGGCCCGGCTCGACGCCGACGACCTGGCCGCCCCGCAGCGCCTGGAACGCCAGCTGAGCTTCCTGCGCAGCCGGCCCGGTGTCGACGTGTGCGGCAGCCACATGCAGATCTTCAGCGTGGAAGATGGCCAACGTGTCGACCGCCACGTGCTCGCGCACCCGACCGAAAGCGCCGAGATCCGCACCGCGCTCCTGCAGCGCTGCGCGATCTCGCACCCCTCGGTGCTGTGCCGGCGCAGCACCTTCGAGCGCTTCGGCTTCTACGACCCGCGCTTCGACTTCGCCGAAGACTACGAACTCTGGTGCCGCGCCAGCCTGCTCGGCGCGCAGTTCGCCAACCTCCCCGAGGTGCTCACGCACTACCGCAAGCACGCGGGCCAGGTGAGCTCGCAGAAGGCACAGCTGCAGTACGAGCGCGACATCGCCATCAAGGCGCGCTACATGGCCGCCATGCTGCAGGGCGAGAACCCCGGCCTGCTGCCGCAGTTCATCGCGCTGCAGACGCAGTTCCGCTCGCGCGACATCGCGCTCACCGTGCTGCAGCAATGCGGCCCGGCGATGACGCGCCTGGCGCGTGCCGTGCCGCACAGCGACGAATACGCCCGCATCGTCACCGGCAGCCTGATGCGCCACCTGCGCTGA
- a CDS encoding FkbM family methyltransferase, whose protein sequence is MHQRYGSKVYVFEPIKGYHDNICARFAAQPKVKPCQFGLGAQDATLEMGHSADGTGAFMKATVSESVRLVEAAKFLRDHGIERIDLLKINIEGGEYELLEHLIATGDIQKVRRLQVQFHDFVPNAISLRASIVEKLQATHRQSWCYYFVWEEWKLAE, encoded by the coding sequence ATCCACCAGCGCTATGGCTCCAAGGTCTACGTCTTCGAACCGATCAAGGGCTACCACGACAACATCTGCGCGCGCTTTGCGGCGCAGCCGAAGGTGAAGCCCTGCCAGTTCGGCCTGGGCGCGCAAGACGCCACGCTGGAGATGGGCCACTCGGCCGACGGCACCGGCGCTTTCATGAAGGCGACCGTCAGCGAAAGCGTGCGCCTGGTCGAAGCGGCCAAGTTCCTGCGCGACCACGGCATCGAGCGCATCGATCTCCTGAAGATCAACATCGAAGGCGGCGAATACGAGCTGCTGGAGCACCTGATCGCAACCGGCGACATCCAGAAGGTGCGCCGCCTGCAGGTGCAGTTCCACGACTTCGTGCCCAACGCGATCTCGCTGCGTGCCAGCATCGTGGAGAAGCTGCAGGCCACGCACCGGCAGTCGTGGTGCTATTACTTCGTGTGGGAAGAGTGGAAGCTGGCCGAGTAA
- a CDS encoding glycosyltransferase family A protein — MSSPPFFSVITATHLRSALLARNLRSLRAQTFQDFEIIVVADALDGGTASVCAELLREHDVFIKRNGRRGPAQSRNVGMSLARGEWVLFLDDDDTFAPHHLQRAHERITAAGEPAAKVLFSDFDVLTEDRSKDLHTALSRSRVNLGGHPVESLHVKNFIPNNALLFHRLVLEGSTVDPHLESQEDWDFLLSVCQKAMPVHYEGGGAIVHKDYVNPGTRRGTTTAANDTTVVVDFLHTYRRWRAPTPELQAQRQQLMQSVGLALPVAWF, encoded by the coding sequence ATGTCATCACCGCCCTTTTTCAGCGTCATCACCGCGACCCACCTGCGCTCGGCCCTGCTCGCGCGCAACCTGCGGTCGCTGCGGGCCCAGACCTTCCAGGATTTCGAGATCATCGTGGTGGCCGACGCGCTCGACGGCGGCACCGCGAGCGTGTGCGCCGAGCTGCTGCGCGAGCACGACGTGTTCATCAAGCGCAACGGCCGCCGCGGCCCGGCGCAGAGCCGCAACGTGGGAATGTCGCTCGCCCGCGGCGAGTGGGTGCTCTTCCTCGACGACGACGACACCTTCGCCCCCCATCACCTGCAACGTGCGCACGAGCGCATCACCGCGGCCGGCGAGCCCGCGGCCAAGGTGCTGTTTTCCGACTTCGACGTGCTCACCGAAGACCGCTCGAAGGACCTGCACACCGCCCTCTCGCGCTCGCGCGTGAACCTGGGCGGTCACCCGGTCGAGTCGTTGCACGTCAAGAACTTCATCCCCAACAACGCGCTCCTCTTCCACCGCCTGGTGCTCGAAGGCTCCACGGTCGACCCGCACCTCGAATCGCAGGAGGACTGGGACTTCCTGCTGTCGGTCTGCCAGAAGGCGATGCCGGTGCATTACGAAGGCGGCGGCGCCATCGTGCACAAGGACTACGTCAACCCCGGCACGCGCCGCGGCACCACCACCGCGGCCAACGACACCACCGTGGTGGTCGACTTCCTGCACACCTACCGCCGCTGGCGCGCTCCCACGCCCGAGCTGCAGGCGCAGCGCCAGCAGCTGATGCAATCCGTCGGGCTCGCCCTGCCCGTCGCCTGGTTCTGA
- a CDS encoding alpha-1,2-fucosyltransferase, producing the protein MPTLATAQPAPATTQRQVIVNCAKGGIGNQLFQHVFARSLARRVGAEVVTDLSAFDHDPYGREAWVWSLPGDGRTGTVAQHAGEGCFVLKEGQIQSLEQLPRMPDGVRALVLTGYWQRDSLLDPAVVDETREQLARRAASLVPAGMAQKIQASRNAVALHLRRRDYGHMGVCKDSYYLAAIENLKLNHPDAELFVFSDEPNYARHLLLSAGHAYTPVASGSDLADLHLMSLCRHFVIANSSYSWWAARFGEHRGGTVICPKEWTTIDATPSPCPPRWVQVHGAVQPFKLDATELTANAQKLQKQRFDDAIRAWFAQRGDQTLRLDFPEVSTPTAPCSTSAATRATGRPRSTSAMAPRSTSSNRSRATTTTSARALRRSRR; encoded by the coding sequence ATGCCCACCCTCGCCACCGCCCAGCCCGCCCCTGCCACGACCCAGCGCCAGGTGATCGTCAACTGCGCCAAGGGCGGCATCGGCAACCAGCTTTTCCAGCATGTCTTCGCGCGCAGCCTGGCGCGGCGCGTGGGGGCCGAGGTGGTGACCGACCTGAGCGCCTTCGACCACGACCCCTACGGCCGCGAAGCCTGGGTGTGGAGCCTGCCCGGCGACGGCCGCACCGGCACCGTCGCCCAGCACGCGGGAGAGGGCTGCTTCGTGCTGAAGGAAGGCCAGATCCAGTCGCTGGAACAACTGCCGCGCATGCCCGACGGCGTGCGCGCCCTGGTGCTCACGGGTTACTGGCAGCGCGACAGCCTGCTCGACCCCGCCGTCGTGGACGAGACCCGCGAGCAACTTGCCCGCCGGGCCGCGAGCCTCGTGCCGGCCGGCATGGCGCAGAAGATCCAGGCGAGCCGCAACGCGGTGGCCCTGCACCTGCGCCGCCGCGACTACGGCCACATGGGCGTCTGCAAGGACAGCTACTACCTCGCCGCCATTGAGAACCTCAAGCTCAACCACCCCGACGCCGAACTCTTCGTCTTCAGCGACGAGCCCAACTACGCGCGCCACCTGCTGCTGAGCGCCGGCCACGCCTACACCCCTGTGGCCAGCGGCAGCGACCTCGCCGACCTGCACCTGATGTCGCTCTGCCGGCACTTCGTGATCGCCAATTCGAGCTACTCCTGGTGGGCAGCGCGCTTCGGCGAGCACCGCGGCGGCACGGTCATCTGCCCGAAGGAGTGGACGACGATCGACGCCACGCCCTCGCCCTGCCCCCCACGCTGGGTGCAGGTGCACGGCGCCGTGCAGCCTTTCAAGTTGGATGCAACCGAGCTGACCGCCAACGCGCAGAAGCTGCAAAAGCAACGCTTCGACGACGCCATCCGCGCCTGGTTCGCGCAACGTGGCGACCAGACCCTGCGGCTCGACTTCCCCGAAGTCTCAACGCCGACAGCACCGTGCTCGACCTCGGCGGCTACAAGGGCGACTGGACGGCCGAGATCCACCAGCGCTATGGCTCCAAGGTCTACGTCTTCGAACCGATCAAGGGCTACCACGACAACATCTGCGCGCGCTTTGCGGCGCAGCCGAAGGTGA